From Impatiens glandulifera chromosome 7, dImpGla2.1, whole genome shotgun sequence:
tatatatatatatatatttattgctCTCATGTAGGgccttaatttattattcaaatcaaTGGTTTTTTTTGGACCTCCCCCCCCCTAGGTCACGAACATGCCACGTCATTATCACAAAagaaattgattatattttgaCAGACCGCAGCAATAACAAAAATTGTATcaataatttactttatttttaaacaagcatttaatttattatatttcttttttaaaaatatatattttttatttttttgaacatAGGAAAGTTGCATGACAATGTGATTAATACATAACTAGTCACCAACAAGATAAGAatggatttaataaaaaaaacaaaagaagcaAAATCAAACTGAAACatcaaataaactaaaaaaaatgcaaataaGATAGTAAAagcctaaaatataaaatagagtaaGTAGACTCAAacaaataatagtaaaaaatctAGAATACtttaaagtttgtttgatttggattaatttaaaaaataactcatttaagaattcataattttgttggataaaagttgattttcttttaatataaaaaattaacctgacttttacttatatttaagatgttcaaaataaaaataaaaaaagttaattacttaaattcttttatatttaatatttaagttttataaataatttattaatttaaactttttattaataattaaaattttgacatTACATCACTCTATCCACATAATACAATTTCTAGAAACATGTGACAAAGATGAAAAGGAGGTTGAATAAATAATTACCAATCTacttttaaacaatattattaggCATATATGAgttaatatttaaacttaattaccTTTCCACGTACACAaagaaatcattatttttatttgtccCTCTAATCATATATTCTAAACAgtcatctaaaaaaataaaaaataaataaatatatatatagcatgAGTCAGCACCTAACTAGCCTAAGACCATTGAACAAGGAAtgatttctttctatttttgactactaattttataaaattatttaaatgaaaattttatttataatataaaatgaaaagaattAGTTCAAAAGTAATTATTCAAACATGTCCAAAGGAAGAAacaaatacttaataaataaaaacttgacatgaaaaaaaagaaaaaatgaataacttatcattttttttaaaaacaatcaattattcatcttttaaaatattccaTCATATATGAGccaatttttaaaatggtttatttgagttattgttttccaaactaaaatatttacacTTTGAATgcaattgttttttctttattattttaaataaattttgtaaaaaaaggAAATACTGTCAAACTTTCTTTCAAATCAAACCTTTTATCATCTaaggccttgttctctttggatttttaaaaaaacccaatcaaaaccaattttccaatcaatcacttcttaacaatcacatcactcatttcattaatcaaaatactaaaataccctatattttaaattattattttttagtttattcacatatatcaataccctttaatctttttacttaaaataatcatcactttctcaaaatcaccaacaatcattatttttttctccctctaggtttttaaaaaaccccAATCGACCTAACAATAAAGTTCAATACAGCctgattaaatattttcttcctttttaGGTAATAAgatcatttatttgaattaagaaCATTTGGTTCAACATATAAAGTCACAAGAGAATTTGGTCCTAATACAAACATCTTccataaatatgaaatttaacAACTAATGACCATACTTTAAATTAATGCGTTCTAAGTTAAAAATCGAACATGTAATAACCATATATAAAggaagttttcaaataaaacagtTTAAGAAAAGATCGAAAGGGGAGGAAAATTGGAAGCATTAAGTTACAGGGAAATGAAATGATATGGAAATAGATTGATTAGGTTTGAGTGAAGTTATTTGCCAATCTTTATTGAATTTGTCTTTATCCCTTTTTCACTTTGATCTTGGCGTGCCATATACCTACGCTGTGCCTCTTCACGTTTTGTCTATTCctttcaaatttttaatcatttctCACATCTTATCTTGTACCAATATTTCAAATATCATACATATCCTCtctttttttaaactatttctaGTCCATTCATAACGCTCCTCTTATAAATGCTCAATGATTGACAAGTTGGGTCGAGTTCAAGACATTTAGAAAATTTTGGAatgtaaacaaaaaaaaaacgatATTATGTTAAGAGGAAAGCTTATAAAATTCATGACGACTTCAATTACAAGTCGCGATCAACACTCCTAGTTCACTTTTTATAGATATAAGTGAGTTTTTTCTTTTAGTCATATTTAATCATAAGGATCggtactttttttatatatatataccctcaatttgatttaaaataattttgattaatttagtCATAAACTTGAACTATAACTAGGGGTGAAAGTTCGAGTTGACAGATTAACGGGTTGAATTATACTAATTTGAACTTGACTTATTCAGTAATTTGGGTAAAAAATTTAACATGAACATAACttgtttatttgtaaattataattaacttgATCCCGACCCGATTTATCTAACTGAACTCGAATCCAACTCGATTTaaccaaatataattaatacgacatctatatttcaaattaaaatgatattaacacaaaacaaaaatgaaactaaattaCAAATTCGTTTACAGaaaactctaaaaaaaatgtgaatgagtaagaaaaaataaacacaaaattttacaaaaaaaaatattataaacggGTCTACTCTGAGTCATttaaattctatattttttttcaggTTTTCGTGTCAGAAATTGCGTACCCTATATATAACTTGTTTTTAGGtcattgatcattttttttatatattttcttcattatctAGATTATCATTAAATTCAAACTACTCTACAATCTTGTAAACATGAATTTATGTATCTACAAAATGAACTATGGATCGTCACAACTGATGATTAGTAATAGAGAATTTTAAGCCCTTATTGGAGATATAAACGGTTACAATTAGAGTTTTATAGAAgcattttatttgaatatattattataaacaatcCAATCTCATCTGAAAGATTGGGAAAACTGTTACAGTTTGAGCACATCCCttacatatataataacaacATAATTTTATGATTTCTTGAACTCCAACACTTAATTTAAACACCAACAAATATGAATTTCCAAGCCCTAAACTCGTTTTTATCTATACACAACACACTCCCACAAATATTTTAGTCACAATTCAACGCGCAAACTTCCAACACTAAACCGCCTTTCGACACAAACGGGTTTATCCTAACCCATAAAAGCGTCAAAATTGAAGCTAAAAGAATAGACCAAACTATTATAATTGTTGGTAGCCTATCTTGTTTCCCCATCAACCCTTTTAAGAAAGGATACAAATGAACAATGACCCATAAAGCAAAGAATAGCCTACCAAATAGAGGTCCCCATGACTCGTACCCGTTGTTTATCGCATCCGAAATTCCAACCACGACCCCAATTATGTTGATGATCAAAAGTGTCATTGGAGGGATCAACAAAGCCGTCCACTTGAATAGATATAGTTCGGAATAGTCCCCGTCGTCTCCTCCTTTCGAAGTGACCGTGAAATTTGTATTGACCCCAGCAAGAACCTTGAGTAGACCTTGAAATAGGGCGAATAAATGGGAGGAGACACCTCCGATCACCCAGAATTGCTCGTTCCTCCACCAATCATCGATGGTAACGCCTCCCCATTGCATCTCCATAATGCTCGTGGCAGCGATCGATATGAACAGGGCCATGAATATAAGACTCGCATAGTTGCTAATCTGAAAGAACAATAGCAAGCTAAAGAGACTGAAATTGGTGCAAAAgagaatatttttctttttggttACCTCAGGAACAATGAACTTTCCCGTTAGAAGACAAACTGCCGGTAATGTACAATAAGCCAACAAGGGAACCGATGTCAAAGGATAAACAACCGAATTAACGTAGGAGAATCTCTCCAATGGTTTGAGCCCGGAACTATATCCATACCAAATGGGACAGTGTCGGCTAAGAAGAATCTCAACAGATCCGAGTGCCCATCGAAGAACTTGGTGGAGACGATCCGAAAGATTTATTGGAGCCGATCCCTTAAACGCTGGTCGTTTAGGCATACAGTAAACCGATCGCCAACCGTGGCAATGCATCTTGAATCCGGTTAGAATATCCTCAGTAACGGATCCATATATCCATCCAACCttattacaaaaacaaacaaacattttgtaattaatataagatttaTGTCATaaattaactaactaattaactaaccaaccaaccaacctcTTTTCCCCACTCTGTTTTATCCTCGTACCCACAACTTATCACGTGAATAGCTTCTTTTAGTAGCCCTGCCGATGTCGTGACCTGAGGAACACCTCCGTCTTCTAGAAGCGTCGATCCTATAAAAACTGAAGACTGTCCGAACTTCTTCTCGAACTTTACTAATGGCATAAGGGACGATTTCTCACTATTGATACCTTCCTCAATGTTTTCCAGTGCATGTATTTGCGTCGAAGCTTCTTTGCTCTTCTTATTCCCCTTCTTTCCTTTCCTTCGAGAACTGGAACCGCAACAGCAGGCACACCATTTAGGCAAACAGTTGCATGTTTTCGCAGGAGGTTTCTTCTTTGAAGGAGCATCATAGCCGTAGAGAGCTTGTCTTCTGAAGACACAACCAGTTCCAACATATATTGGTCCTTGAATCCCATCCAACCCTTTCATATTAATCTGACGAGTCGTGTTCAAATAATGATTAGCCATTTAATTTATTGGTTTATGTAtggtaaatatatatgtatgaattaCTTACGTCGAAAAAAACGACATTACGGTTGGAGTAACGATCGTGGCGATCAATGCCGTCGAATCTTTGTGGAAACTGAACGTAGCAAATTTTCTTTCCTGATGTTGGATCCATCATGAAACACATTGCTTCTCGTAACGCCTTACTGTTGTTTATATAGTGATCGCAATCTACGTTCAGCATGTATGGAGCATTTGAGATGACTGCAGATACTCGTACCTGAAATGTAGAATCCGAAAAATAAACGATCCAACAAATTCTTGTAATGTTAATAAAGATGAAGAATTGTGTGTTTATTAGTTACTTACAAGTGCATTCATCGCGCCAGCTTTTTTATGGTGATCAAATCCCGGCCTCTTCTCGCGAGAAACGTAAATGAGCTGCGGTAGCTCGTTACCTTCAGTATCAAGAACTCCGTTGTGGCCCAAGAACACCTACCCAAAATTTGTATTaagattataattttgaatagaaCTCATATTTTCATGTTCTTGCCAAAGACTCATTGTTGAAGGTATGATGATTAGACTATGTATTATTATCCTTATTAAGGGTTGAAAGGAAACAAGAAAAGAAACCTGAATCATTCCTGGATGATCTCTGACATTGTTTCCGGGCCAAGGAGTACCATCCTGCATAGTCCAACCATCTTCAGGAACTTTCTGAGCCGTCGCGACCAAACCATTAATCCGAACCTTAAACAATTCATATTCCCTCTTCATCGCACGTCGTTCCCTAACAAACATAGGATGAACTTTATCCTTAAGATAATCAAATTTCTGGCCAAAATACCATTCTGGCGCCCGAGGTTCAATACTAAACTTCTTACAAAACGGCACCCATTTCCTCGCAAACTCGGACGTTTCAGAAAGCGCTTCAAAAGTAAGCATAGCAGCACCATCATCCGAAACATAACATGCAACCTTATCAACAGGATAATCAACAGCTAAGATTGAAAGAACCGTGTTTGCAGTTATAAGAGGCGGTTCTTTCAACGGATCAACTGTACTAACATAAACATCTACTGGAGCTAATTCAGAAGGTTTCCCTTCTTTCTCATATCTCAAAGATAATCTATCGAGATATGTTTCACGTTCGATTGGGAACCATTTAGGAAACTGATCGAATATCCATGAAACCGCAAACCATATCTCGCAGATAATTGATGTTAGCCATAATCCATAAGCATTGTTTACTGGATGGAGAATTCTGTAATGGAAAAACAGTCCTATGATTACTAGACGGAGTAGGATTATCATTCTGTATGGGTTTATCTTGCTAGATGGAATTGGTAATTTCCTCGAAAGTGGCTGCCTGCCTTCATCCATCCTGTTATGAAACAAAGCAACCAAATTCATACTtcaaaagattatttgaaaagtggaaACCAATTTAACTTACATAAACAAATCAGGATGAACTGATTCATCATGTTATGAAACAGAACAACCAAATTGAATTCATACTtgaaaagattatttgaaaagtctAAACCAATTTAACTTACAAATCAGGATGAACTGATTCGTCGTGCTTAACAACTTGAAGTTTATCGTTTTGTCTTCTCTTCCATTCTTCCATTCTATCTTTCCAAgcaacacttccatatccataaaCAGCCAAATCTTTCTTAGG
This genomic window contains:
- the LOC124944737 gene encoding cellulose synthase A catalytic subunit 2 [UDP-forming]-like; amino-acid sequence: MAAQGRLIAGSHNRNEFVLINADEIGRVTSVKELSGQICQICGDEIEITVEGEPFVACNECAFPVCRHCYEYERNEGNKACPQCKTKYKRIKGSPRVEGDEEEDECDDLDNEFDVESHYQYNITEAAMFSSRFNSTHSAEIDSSLLKPNIPLLTNGEEQDTMISPDKHALIIPPFMGNGRRVHPVVFPDNSSVSLPPRAMDPKKDLAVYGYGSVAWKDRMEEWKRRQNDKLQVVKHDESVHPDFMNLVALFHNRMDEGRQPLSRKLPIPSSKINPYRMIILLRLVIIGLFFHYRILHPVNNAYGLWLTSIICEIWFAVSWIFDQFPKWFPIERETYLDRLSLRYEKEGKPSELAPVDVYVSTVDPLKEPPLITANTVLSILAVDYPVDKVACYVSDDGAAMLTFEALSETSEFARKWVPFCKKFSIEPRAPEWYFGQKFDYLKDKVHPMFVRERRAMKREYELFKVRINGLVATAQKVPEDGWTMQDGTPWPGNNVRDHPGMIQVFLGHNGVLDTEGNELPQLIYVSREKRPGFDHHKKAGAMNALVRVSAVISNAPYMLNVDCDHYINNSKALREAMCFMMDPTSGKKICYVQFPQRFDGIDRHDRYSNRNVVFFDINMKGLDGIQGPIYVGTGCVFRRQALYGYDAPSKKKPPAKTCNCLPKWCACCCGSSSRRKGKKGNKKSKEASTQIHALENIEEGINSEKSSLMPLVKFEKKFGQSSVFIGSTLLEDGGVPQVTTSAGLLKEAIHVISCGYEDKTEWGKEVGWIYGSVTEDILTGFKMHCHGWRSVYCMPKRPAFKGSAPINLSDRLHQVLRWALGSVEILLSRHCPIWYGYSSGLKPLERFSYVNSVVYPLTSVPLLAYCTLPAVCLLTGKFIVPEISNYASLIFMALFISIAATSIMEMQWGGVTIDDWWRNEQFWVIGGVSSHLFALFQGLLKVLAGVNTNFTVTSKGGDDGDYSELYLFKWTALLIPPMTLLIINIIGVVVGISDAINNGYESWGPLFGRLFFALWVIVHLYPFLKGLMGKQDRLPTIIIVWSILLASILTLLWVRINPFVSKGGLVLEVCALNCD